Proteins encoded together in one Candidatus Sulfotelmatobacter sp. window:
- a CDS encoding lytic transglycosylase domain-containing protein, which produces MQALTLFRRFALVVAFAMAGLPCFAGEVAVLRNGFSIRHERREIVGDVTRLYVTADGSSFVDVPTVEIEHYEGAPEGTASGSRLPASGLTSASRSASTSSSPFARTPQTGTAVLNLDEVVNSASGRYRLDPDLVNSVIKAESGFNIRAVSPKGAQGLMQLMPGTASNMGVQNAFDPEANVEGGTKYLRELLERYNFDLVKALAAYNAGPQRVEQFGGVPPYYETRVYVAKVVRDFNKKKAAQGKVALAAKKAAVKTTGSPVASGKVKNSGAVTSAKTGAGPPSE; this is translated from the coding sequence ATGCAAGCTTTGACTTTATTTCGACGGTTTGCCCTCGTCGTCGCATTCGCGATGGCGGGGCTCCCCTGCTTTGCCGGAGAGGTTGCCGTGCTGCGGAATGGGTTTTCTATTCGGCACGAGCGGCGGGAGATCGTGGGAGACGTGACGCGGCTGTATGTGACCGCCGATGGATCTAGTTTTGTCGATGTGCCTACGGTGGAGATTGAGCATTATGAAGGGGCGCCTGAAGGGACGGCGTCCGGCTCTCGGCTTCCCGCTTCCGGGTTAACATCGGCTTCAAGATCGGCTTCAACGTCTTCTTCACCCTTTGCGCGGACTCCACAAACTGGAACCGCAGTACTGAATCTGGATGAAGTGGTGAACTCGGCGAGCGGCCGGTACCGGCTTGATCCAGACTTGGTGAACAGTGTGATCAAGGCGGAGAGCGGGTTCAACATACGCGCCGTATCGCCGAAGGGCGCACAGGGGCTGATGCAGTTGATGCCTGGGACGGCATCGAACATGGGTGTGCAGAACGCATTCGACCCAGAGGCGAATGTTGAAGGTGGAACGAAATATCTGCGGGAGTTGCTGGAGCGCTACAACTTCGACCTCGTGAAAGCGTTGGCGGCTTACAATGCGGGCCCCCAGAGAGTGGAACAGTTCGGGGGAGTGCCCCCGTATTATGAGACGCGGGTTTATGTCGCCAAGGTGGTCAGGGATTTCAATAAGAAGAAGGCGGCTCAGGGGAAGGTGGCGTTGGCCGCGAAGAAAGCGGCTGTAAAGACGACTGGCTCTCCTGTCGCGTCGGGCAAAGTGAAAAATTCCGGCGCGGTGACTTCGGCCAAGACTGGCGCGGGGCCGCCTAGTGAATAG
- a CDS encoding lysylphosphatidylglycerol synthase transmembrane domain-containing protein codes for MDKKRILASVVVFLILAVLLYLQYRHWRTFDWGTFWSQTHRIRKIHVLHGIALIYLGYGLRAWRWKIFLKPVRPKTTILSMVSPTLVGFTGLALLGRAGEFIRPYLVARRTDLPFSSQLAVWGVERIFDLGAFTILMMLAIFLPSALQSIPHPEYYTRFKEAGFLLTALVTATTVAAVLIRRNGEKAALWVEQRFSHLSSGFGHRLGQKVRDFGTGLNTIDGPLALLWLTLVSVGMWYVIALAYKEVTHSYGIDALEIPVAQLLILMFASMLGSMLQLPAVGGGSQMATIATLSSVFDVPPEMAASCGILLWLVTFAAVVPVGLLLAHRERLSLRKLSLESHHAEESRDSPGG; via the coding sequence ATGGATAAGAAGCGAATTCTGGCCAGCGTCGTAGTGTTTCTCATACTGGCCGTTCTCCTTTACCTGCAATACCGACACTGGCGGACCTTCGACTGGGGGACGTTCTGGAGCCAGACGCACCGCATCCGGAAGATACATGTCCTGCACGGTATAGCGCTGATCTATCTCGGCTACGGCTTGCGGGCGTGGCGCTGGAAGATTTTCTTGAAGCCGGTTCGGCCGAAGACGACGATTCTCTCCATGGTTTCGCCGACGCTAGTGGGGTTCACGGGACTCGCCTTGCTGGGGCGAGCGGGAGAATTTATTCGTCCCTATCTGGTTGCCAGGCGGACAGATTTGCCCTTTTCCTCGCAACTGGCGGTGTGGGGCGTGGAGCGCATTTTTGATCTGGGAGCATTCACGATCCTGATGATGCTGGCGATCTTTCTGCCCAGCGCGCTGCAATCCATCCCCCATCCCGAATACTACACACGTTTCAAAGAGGCAGGGTTTTTGCTGACCGCGCTGGTGACCGCAACAACCGTCGCGGCGGTTTTGATTCGGCGAAATGGCGAAAAGGCGGCTTTGTGGGTGGAACAAAGATTCTCCCATCTTTCTTCGGGCTTCGGACACAGATTGGGCCAAAAGGTGCGCGATTTCGGCACGGGATTGAACACGATTGACGGCCCGCTCGCGCTCTTGTGGCTGACGCTGGTATCGGTCGGGATGTGGTACGTAATCGCCCTGGCCTACAAGGAAGTTACCCACTCGTATGGGATCGACGCGTTGGAGATTCCGGTCGCGCAGCTTTTGATTCTGATGTTTGCCAGCATGCTGGGGTCGATGCTGCAACTGCCGGCGGTGGGCGGAGGGTCGCAGATGGCGACGATTGCGACCCTTTCAAGCGTGTTCGATGTGCCTCCGGAGATGGCGGCAAGTTGCGGCATTCTGCTCTGGCTGGTGACGTTTGCGGCCGTGGTGCCGGTGGGGCTGCTGCTCGCGCACCGGGAGCGACTGTCGCTGCGGAAGTTGTCGTTGGAGAGTCATCACGCGGAGGAGTCGCGAGATTCGCCGGGAGGTTGA
- a CDS encoding choice-of-anchor D domain-containing protein, with amino-acid sequence MRRFLSFAFLAALLVSIPGQAQDIITTSIGGGPNGIPALDANLYNPYGVAVDSSGNYYIASFNQNRVFKVTASTGVISVVAGSGAQGYAGDGVVGGAGNASLDRPFAVAVDSSNNVYIADQYNCVIRKVTTANTITTIAGQAGLCGYSGDGGKGTSAELYYPQGVGVDSSGDLYIGDYNNCVVRKVVLSTNTITTYAGNHTCGYTGDGGSATSAELYTVSGVAADSSGNLFIADTANCVIREVTKSTGKISTVAGNHTCGFSGDGGLATSAEMNQAYGVTVNGTTVTFSDYYNQRIRQFTIGGNINTVAGNGTACSGTCGEGGSAISAELYYPIGVATTTAGLIYIGDNDNYAVDSFTVGGNLNRVAGNHSATTETLITGAPADGVVLNYPYGLANDSTNNVYVNDSHNFMVREDVHSTGLVNFFAGDGAPGYAGDGGAATSAELSYNYGVAKDSSGNVYIADTNNCLVRKVNTAGTISTFAGLVISNSPRCGYTGDGGAATSAELYYPYGVATDSKNNVYITDFQEHVVRKVSTTGTITTIAGIGGINGYSGDGGPATNALLYGPTAVAVDPAGNVFIADYYNCRVREITVATGVINTVAGTGYCGFTGDGLAIANGVGYPQGVAVDANDNLFIGDYNQRVRWVSPNGIMTTIAGTGAGGYNGDGGSATAAELYEPTGVALDSAGDILVSDYNNLRVRSITAFPAVGTSTGSLSFGLTAVGQTSSPETVIVSALGPVTISNVSTGANFSEADDCPSSMANGTICTMYVYFVPTASGSLNGAVTVNSNGFFNQTNTVNLTGLGSSISLTGAPLAFGNQLVKTTSAAKSVTVKNTGTATITMGAITLTDTTDYTISANTCPASGKTLAGGASCSISVTFGPKSTGAKRGSVVINDSDPSTPQLIGLSGTGTSNVSLSVTSVTFATTAVGVTSAPTKITLTNNTGASITLSNPAITVTGPFVNATSTTCTNSLVIAASGTCVINAEFKPTVVGFAQGTLNVNDSDVTSPQSVALQGYGTGIKFTPTSINFGTVTRGTQVSSTLTITNVGTTNVFFTGAEISGTQSADFSDNYGDSAPCGNNSGNPLKPGGTCNITVYFDPSIVGTENASYKVFDNSIGSPQSMTLTGKGQ; translated from the coding sequence ATGCGTCGCTTCCTCTCGTTTGCTTTCCTGGCCGCCCTACTGGTGAGTATTCCCGGGCAGGCGCAAGATATCATCACGACTTCCATCGGCGGTGGGCCTAACGGCATTCCTGCCCTCGATGCCAATCTTTACAACCCATATGGCGTTGCCGTGGATAGCAGCGGCAACTATTACATCGCGAGTTTCAATCAGAATCGTGTCTTCAAAGTGACGGCCAGCACTGGAGTCATCAGTGTTGTGGCGGGCAGCGGAGCCCAGGGCTACGCGGGCGACGGAGTCGTAGGCGGCGCCGGAAATGCAAGCCTGGATCGCCCCTTCGCGGTTGCTGTCGACAGTTCCAACAACGTCTACATCGCTGACCAATACAATTGCGTCATCCGCAAAGTAACCACGGCGAATACGATCACGACTATTGCTGGGCAGGCCGGCCTTTGCGGTTACTCGGGCGACGGCGGCAAGGGAACGTCGGCGGAACTCTATTATCCGCAAGGCGTGGGAGTGGACAGCTCCGGCGATCTGTACATCGGCGACTACAACAATTGCGTCGTGCGCAAAGTGGTTCTTTCGACCAATACGATTACCACTTACGCCGGCAACCACACCTGCGGCTACACCGGGGACGGCGGATCGGCCACCAGTGCGGAACTGTACACAGTGTCAGGAGTCGCGGCAGACAGTTCCGGGAACCTGTTCATTGCCGACACTGCCAATTGCGTGATTCGTGAGGTCACGAAGTCCACTGGAAAGATCAGCACCGTCGCCGGCAACCATACCTGCGGATTTTCCGGAGATGGAGGCTTAGCCACCAGCGCAGAAATGAACCAGGCCTACGGAGTTACAGTGAACGGCACGACGGTGACTTTCTCCGACTACTATAACCAGCGAATCCGCCAGTTCACGATTGGAGGCAACATCAACACGGTGGCCGGGAATGGCACGGCTTGCAGCGGGACCTGCGGTGAAGGTGGTTCCGCGATCAGCGCCGAACTCTATTACCCAATAGGCGTGGCCACCACCACAGCAGGCCTTATCTACATCGGGGATAATGACAATTACGCGGTCGACAGCTTCACCGTCGGCGGAAACTTGAATCGGGTTGCTGGCAACCACAGTGCCACCACCGAGACCCTGATTACGGGCGCTCCTGCGGATGGCGTGGTTCTGAACTATCCCTATGGCTTGGCGAATGACTCCACGAACAATGTCTATGTCAATGACAGCCATAACTTCATGGTGCGCGAGGACGTGCATTCCACTGGATTGGTCAACTTCTTCGCTGGAGACGGGGCCCCGGGCTATGCGGGGGATGGCGGAGCAGCCACCAGCGCAGAACTCAGTTACAACTACGGCGTTGCTAAGGACAGCAGTGGCAACGTCTATATTGCCGACACCAACAACTGCCTGGTTCGCAAGGTGAATACGGCGGGAACGATCAGCACTTTTGCCGGCCTGGTGATCAGCAACAGCCCGCGTTGCGGCTACACCGGCGATGGTGGCGCGGCCACCAGCGCGGAACTGTACTATCCGTACGGAGTCGCTACGGATAGCAAAAACAACGTTTACATCACCGATTTCCAGGAACACGTCGTACGGAAAGTATCTACGACCGGAACCATCACCACAATTGCCGGCATTGGCGGGATCAACGGCTACTCCGGTGATGGCGGTCCGGCGACGAACGCGTTGCTTTACGGCCCAACGGCTGTAGCCGTCGATCCAGCCGGTAACGTGTTCATTGCCGACTACTATAACTGCCGGGTACGCGAGATCACAGTGGCGACCGGCGTCATCAATACCGTCGCGGGAACGGGCTACTGCGGTTTCACCGGCGACGGACTGGCGATTGCCAATGGCGTGGGTTATCCCCAAGGCGTGGCCGTCGACGCCAATGACAACCTGTTCATCGGCGACTACAACCAACGTGTTCGCTGGGTCAGCCCCAACGGGATTATGACCACGATCGCTGGTACCGGCGCGGGGGGTTACAACGGAGACGGCGGCTCGGCCACTGCCGCCGAGTTGTACGAACCGACCGGAGTTGCGCTAGATTCCGCGGGCGACATTCTGGTCTCGGACTATAACAACCTTCGGGTGCGCAGCATTACGGCCTTCCCGGCTGTGGGTACGAGCACCGGCAGCTTGTCGTTTGGTTTGACTGCGGTAGGGCAAACCAGTTCGCCGGAAACCGTGATCGTGAGCGCTCTGGGGCCGGTGACCATCAGCAACGTTTCAACCGGCGCCAACTTCAGCGAGGCGGACGATTGCCCGTCGAGCATGGCAAATGGCACGATTTGCACAATGTACGTGTACTTCGTACCGACAGCCTCCGGAAGTCTGAACGGGGCCGTCACGGTCAACTCCAACGGCTTCTTCAACCAGACGAATACGGTGAACCTGACGGGGCTGGGCAGTTCGATATCGCTGACGGGCGCTCCGCTGGCCTTTGGCAACCAACTGGTCAAAACCACGAGCGCGGCCAAGTCCGTAACGGTTAAGAACACGGGCACAGCCACCATCACGATGGGAGCTATCACGTTGACCGATACAACGGATTACACCATCTCGGCGAACACCTGCCCGGCATCGGGAAAAACGCTGGCGGGCGGCGCTAGTTGCAGCATCAGCGTAACCTTCGGGCCGAAGTCGACGGGCGCGAAGCGAGGTTCGGTGGTCATCAATGACAGCGATCCTTCGACGCCGCAACTCATCGGATTGAGTGGCACGGGAACCAGCAATGTGTCGCTCAGCGTGACCTCGGTCACTTTCGCCACCACGGCCGTGGGTGTGACGAGCGCGCCTACCAAAATCACGCTTACCAACAACACCGGAGCGTCCATCACGCTGAGCAACCCTGCTATTACCGTGACCGGACCATTCGTCAACGCCACCAGCACCACCTGCACCAACAGTCTGGTGATCGCGGCAAGCGGAACGTGCGTGATCAACGCTGAGTTCAAGCCTACAGTGGTTGGTTTCGCTCAGGGCACGCTCAACGTGAACGACAGCGACGTCACCAGCCCGCAATCGGTTGCCCTACAGGGATACGGGACCGGCATTAAGTTCACGCCGACCTCGATCAACTTCGGAACGGTCACGCGTGGAACCCAGGTTTCGTCAACTCTAACCATCACCAACGTGGGGACCACCAACGTGTTCTTCACCGGCGCTGAAATCTCCGGCACGCAAAGCGCGGACTTCAGCGATAACTATGGCGACAGCGCACCGTGTGGCAACAACTCCGGCAACCCGCTTAAACCGGGCGGCACGTGCAACATCACGGTGTATTTCGATCCCAGCATTGTCGGCACTGAGAACGCTAGCTATAAGGTGTTCGACAACAGCATTGGCAGTCCGCAAAGCATGACGCTGACTGGCAAAGGACAGTAA
- a CDS encoding response regulator transcription factor gives MSSLTNERPHILVVDDEAQITRVLRTSLSAQGYDIRIANSGEMALEIMKDWPPSLIITDLSMPAIDGVQLCRTVRAVSQVPIVVLSVRDKEQQKVEALDAGADDYVTKPFGMNELLARVRANLRRVPTESEPDDGVIEIGDFRIDPGAHKVLVRGSEVRLTPKEFDLLIFLARRPGKVVNHRTLLGAIWGGQSTEQVEYLRVFVGQLRKKLEPDASSPRYIVTEPWVGYRFEPGE, from the coding sequence ATGAGTTCATTGACGAACGAACGCCCACACATTCTGGTGGTCGATGACGAAGCGCAGATCACCCGCGTTCTGCGCACCAGTCTTTCGGCTCAGGGATACGACATCCGCATCGCCAACAGCGGCGAAATGGCGCTGGAAATCATGAAGGACTGGCCGCCCAGCCTGATTATCACCGATCTGTCGATGCCTGCCATCGACGGTGTGCAGCTTTGCCGGACGGTTCGCGCGGTTTCGCAGGTCCCGATTGTCGTGTTATCGGTTCGCGACAAGGAGCAACAGAAGGTCGAAGCGCTCGACGCCGGCGCTGACGATTATGTTACCAAGCCGTTTGGAATGAACGAACTGCTGGCGCGCGTTCGCGCGAATCTGCGTCGCGTTCCTACAGAAAGCGAACCGGATGACGGGGTTATCGAGATTGGCGATTTCCGGATCGATCCGGGAGCTCACAAGGTCCTGGTTCGGGGCAGCGAAGTGCGCCTCACTCCGAAAGAGTTCGATCTCCTGATTTTTCTGGCGCGCCGTCCGGGCAAGGTCGTGAACCACCGTACTTTGCTTGGAGCTATTTGGGGTGGGCAGAGTACCGAGCAGGTGGAATATCTGCGCGTGTTCGTAGGCCAGTTGCGCAAGAAGTTGGAACCCGACGCATCCTCGCCGCGCTATATCGTTACGGAGCCCTGGGTAGGTTATCGCTTCGAGCCAGGAGAGTGA
- a CDS encoding histidine kinase, whose protein sequence is MTKTPEEWLDEVSTEKPRGIFKLFLGYAPGVGKTYAMLSEAIRRASRGEDVAVGVVESHGRKATAELAGKLDRIPPRKLGYKGTTFDEMDVDAILARNPSVVVVDELAHTNIEGSKHAKRYEDVMELLEAKIDVLSTMNVQHVESIGPTVQQITGVQVRETVPDWVMQRVDEIVLADLTPQALQKRMERGDIYPVDRAQRALSHFFRPGNLIALRELALRQVTGVVDRSLDAFLDKDGTQPAHTVRERIGVCVSSNPAAQYLIARGSRMARAMDGEFYVFYIDVGRDARPEDQKTLAENIRFAENLGAKVVRGAGRSIANGVAQLVRENHITQVIFGRSARTGWQRYLYLSAIQRFLRDAPSVDVHIVTQEAR, encoded by the coding sequence ATGACCAAAACGCCCGAGGAGTGGCTCGATGAAGTTTCGACGGAAAAGCCGCGCGGAATCTTCAAGCTGTTTCTCGGTTACGCGCCGGGCGTGGGCAAGACTTACGCGATGTTGAGCGAGGCCATCCGGCGCGCCAGTCGCGGCGAAGACGTGGCTGTCGGCGTGGTCGAGAGCCATGGCCGCAAAGCAACTGCTGAATTAGCCGGGAAACTCGATCGCATCCCCCCTCGTAAACTAGGATACAAGGGCACGACCTTTGACGAAATGGACGTTGACGCGATCCTCGCGCGCAACCCTTCCGTGGTGGTGGTCGACGAGTTGGCGCACACCAACATTGAAGGCAGCAAGCATGCGAAGCGCTACGAAGACGTGATGGAGCTGTTGGAAGCCAAGATCGACGTGCTCTCTACCATGAACGTGCAGCATGTCGAGAGTATTGGACCGACCGTACAGCAGATCACAGGAGTCCAAGTGCGGGAAACAGTTCCGGATTGGGTGATGCAGCGGGTGGATGAAATCGTTCTGGCCGACTTGACACCGCAAGCGCTTCAGAAGCGAATGGAGCGCGGCGATATCTATCCCGTTGACCGCGCCCAGCGCGCGTTGTCGCATTTTTTCCGGCCCGGAAACCTGATCGCACTGAGGGAACTTGCTCTGCGCCAGGTGACGGGCGTAGTGGACCGCAGCCTCGATGCCTTCCTGGACAAGGATGGGACGCAACCGGCGCACACCGTGCGCGAGCGCATTGGGGTTTGCGTCAGTTCTAATCCAGCCGCTCAATACCTAATCGCCCGCGGATCGCGCATGGCGCGAGCCATGGATGGCGAGTTCTATGTTTTTTATATCGACGTCGGCCGCGATGCGCGGCCCGAAGATCAGAAGACGCTGGCGGAGAATATCCGGTTTGCCGAGAATCTCGGCGCGAAAGTGGTCCGCGGCGCGGGTCGAAGTATCGCCAACGGAGTCGCGCAACTGGTGCGCGAGAACCACATTACGCAGGTGATCTTCGGCCGCTCGGCCCGTACGGGTTGGCAGCGATATTTATATCTATCAGCTATTCAGCGCTTCCTGCGGGATGCGCCTTCGGTCGACGTCCATATTGTCACCCAGGAGGCGCGCTGA
- a CDS encoding DUF4118 domain-containing protein, giving the protein MKTAAKTQAVRYVCVAAAIGVITAVDFRLHVNHTTVALMFLVTVLLTSAYWGLRYAVVMAVGAASAFNFFFLPPVGTFSIADPQNWVALFAFLVTALVASNLAERARREAEGAKRRRREVERLFGLSQRLLASDNVLELLNALPQYVQETFSVGSAVVMAADQPTVYRSSLDAKFEESVLRSTLLRGEPITQGGISYVPLRLGMRTVGALGVGGAELSGATLDALGSLAGLAIERARALEALSKNRAEQEHERLRSALLDSVTHEFRTPLTSIKASVTTLLSGATLDEPGRRELLTVIDEETDRLNRLVGEAAEMAQLDSGMFKLDLQPHSIKDALTPALEDARASLENHPIEIVMAPDLPTVRMDVQRIREVLKHLLENAGKYSDPGVAINITSEVKDDKLVISVADRGPGIDSFEQSLIFEKFYRGQHQRYTAPGTGMGLAIAKVIVEAHGGTIGLVSQLGHGSVFSFTLPIEKSVRF; this is encoded by the coding sequence GTGAAAACCGCTGCTAAGACGCAAGCTGTGCGTTACGTGTGCGTGGCGGCGGCGATTGGCGTGATTACCGCGGTCGATTTCCGGCTGCACGTCAATCACACGACCGTCGCACTGATGTTCCTGGTGACGGTTCTGCTCACCTCAGCTTACTGGGGCTTGCGCTACGCAGTGGTGATGGCGGTAGGCGCGGCATCCGCTTTCAATTTTTTCTTTCTGCCTCCGGTTGGAACGTTTAGCATTGCCGACCCACAGAATTGGGTAGCCCTATTCGCCTTCCTCGTGACCGCTCTCGTGGCGAGCAATCTGGCGGAGCGCGCCCGTCGCGAGGCCGAGGGAGCCAAGCGGCGGCGCCGCGAAGTCGAGCGCCTGTTTGGTCTCAGCCAGCGCTTGCTGGCTTCGGACAATGTCCTCGAACTCCTGAATGCCTTACCTCAGTACGTGCAGGAAACATTTTCAGTGGGCAGCGCGGTGGTGATGGCGGCGGACCAGCCGACCGTGTATCGTTCTTCGCTCGATGCCAAATTCGAAGAGAGCGTACTGCGGTCAACGCTGTTGCGCGGGGAGCCGATCACGCAGGGTGGCATTTCGTATGTTCCTCTGCGCCTGGGAATGCGCACGGTGGGGGCCCTGGGGGTCGGGGGTGCGGAACTTTCGGGAGCAACGCTCGACGCCCTGGGAAGTCTTGCAGGGCTCGCGATTGAACGCGCCCGCGCTCTTGAAGCCTTGAGCAAGAACCGCGCCGAGCAGGAACATGAGCGGCTGCGAAGCGCGTTGCTCGATTCCGTGACGCACGAGTTCCGCACTCCGCTGACGTCGATCAAGGCCAGCGTCACGACTTTATTGTCGGGCGCGACTCTCGACGAACCCGGTCGACGCGAACTACTGACTGTCATCGACGAGGAGACCGACCGCTTAAACCGCCTGGTGGGCGAGGCCGCTGAGATGGCGCAACTTGACTCGGGCATGTTCAAACTTGACTTGCAGCCGCATTCGATCAAGGACGCGCTAACGCCCGCATTGGAGGACGCTAGGGCATCGCTTGAAAATCATCCAATAGAAATCGTAATGGCGCCGGACCTACCCACGGTTCGCATGGATGTGCAGCGTATCCGCGAAGTCCTGAAGCATTTGCTGGAGAATGCGGGGAAGTATTCCGATCCCGGAGTAGCGATCAACATCACCAGCGAAGTAAAGGATGACAAACTGGTGATCAGCGTGGCTGACCGTGGACCTGGTATCGACTCCTTCGAGCAGTCGCTGATTTTTGAGAAATTTTATCGCGGACAGCACCAGCGCTACACCGCTCCGGGGACAGGCATGGGACTGGCGATCGCAAAGGTGATCGTAGAAGCCCACGGCGGCACGATCGGCCTGGTCAGCCAGTTGGGGCATGGATCGGTTTTCTCTTTTACGCTTCCGATTGAGAAGAGCGTGAGGTTTTAG